A single region of the Massilia sp. erpn genome encodes:
- a CDS encoding alpha-ketoacid dehydrogenase subunit beta, whose protein sequence is MTMIQALRSAMDVMMEKDDNVVVFGQDVGYFGGVFRCTEGLQKKYGKSRVFDTPISEGGIVGVAIGMGAYGLRPCIEIQFADYIYPAYDQIVSEAARLRYRSAGDFTAPITIRTPCGGGIYGGQTHSQSPEAVFAHVCGLRTVMPSNPYDAKGLLISSIENDDPVIFLEPKRLYNGPFDGHHDKPVVPWSQNPLGEVPEGYYTVPLDKAAIFRPGKQLTVLAYGTMVWVSEAAARETGIDAEIIDLRSLWPLDLDTILESVKKTGRCVVVHEATRTCGFGAELVSLVQEHCFYHLEAPIERVTGWDTPYPHAQEWAYFPGPARVGAAFKRAVEA, encoded by the coding sequence ATGACCATGATCCAGGCGCTGCGTTCAGCGATGGACGTGATGATGGAGAAGGACGACAACGTCGTGGTCTTCGGCCAGGACGTGGGCTACTTCGGCGGCGTGTTCCGCTGCACTGAAGGCCTGCAAAAGAAATACGGCAAATCGCGCGTGTTCGATACGCCGATTTCCGAAGGCGGCATCGTCGGCGTGGCAATCGGCATGGGCGCGTATGGCCTGCGGCCGTGCATCGAAATCCAGTTTGCCGACTACATCTATCCGGCCTACGACCAGATCGTGTCCGAGGCGGCGCGTCTGCGCTACCGTTCGGCCGGCGACTTTACCGCGCCGATCACCATCCGCACGCCGTGCGGCGGCGGCATCTACGGCGGCCAGACCCACAGCCAAAGCCCGGAGGCTGTTTTTGCCCACGTATGCGGCTTGCGCACCGTGATGCCGTCGAATCCTTACGACGCCAAAGGCCTGTTGATTTCTTCGATCGAGAACGATGATCCGGTGATCTTCCTGGAGCCGAAGCGCTTGTACAATGGACCGTTCGACGGCCACCACGATAAACCGGTGGTGCCCTGGTCGCAGAACCCATTGGGCGAGGTGCCCGAAGGCTATTACACCGTCCCGCTCGACAAGGCCGCCATTTTCCGGCCGGGCAAACAGCTGACCGTGCTCGCTTACGGCACCATGGTATGGGTCAGCGAGGCGGCGGCGCGGGAGACCGGCATCGATGCCGAGATCATCGACTTGCGCAGCCTCTGGCCGCTGGACCTGGATACGATCCTCGAGTCGGTCAAGAAGACCGGCCGCTGCGTTGTGGTGCATGAAGCCACGCGCACCTGCGGTTTCGGCGCCGAGCTGGTGTCGCTGGTGCAGGAACATTGCTTCTACCATCTGGAAGCGCCGATTGAGCGTGTGACGGGTTGGGATACGCCTTACCCGCATGCTCAGGAATGGGCGTATTTCCCGGGTCCGGCGCGAGTCGGCGCAGCGTTCAAACGTGCGGTGGAGGCATAA
- a CDS encoding 3-methyl-2-oxobutanoate dehydrogenase (2-methylpropanoyl-transferring) subunit alpha translates to MSKGEPLRLHVPEPTGRPGCATDFSYLRLSPAGAVRRPEVDVAPMDTRDLAYSLISVIDAEGNAVGPWVPQIDIEVVRKGMRAMMKTRIFDSRMLMAQRQKKMSFYMQSLGEEAIGTAQALALNVDDMCFPTYRQQSILVVRDYPMVDMICQLMSNERDPLKGRQLPVMYSVKKAGFFSISGNLATQYIQAVGWGMASAIKGDTKIASAWIGDGATAEADFDTALTFAHVYRAPVILNVVNNQWAISTFQAIAGGEDTTFAARGVGCGIASLRVDGNDFLAVYAASCWAAERARRNLGPCLIEWVTYRAGPHSTSDDPSKYRPGDDWSHFPLGDPIARLKQYLIKAGAWSEQEHEETQKRLEAEVLAAQKEAEQYGTMASGHTFSPAEMFDGIYKDMPEHLRVQRQQLGI, encoded by the coding sequence ATGAGTAAGGGTGAACCACTTCGCCTGCATGTTCCCGAACCGACGGGACGTCCAGGCTGTGCAACAGATTTTTCCTACCTACGCCTGTCGCCGGCTGGCGCTGTGCGCCGTCCCGAAGTCGATGTGGCTCCCATGGATACGCGCGATCTTGCGTACTCCCTGATCAGCGTGATCGATGCCGAGGGTAACGCAGTTGGGCCGTGGGTGCCGCAAATCGATATTGAAGTCGTGCGCAAGGGCATGCGCGCCATGATGAAGACGCGCATCTTCGATAGCCGCATGCTGATGGCGCAGCGCCAAAAGAAAATGTCGTTTTACATGCAGAGCCTGGGTGAGGAAGCCATCGGCACCGCGCAGGCGCTGGCGCTGAATGTGGACGATATGTGCTTCCCCACCTATCGCCAGCAAAGCATTCTCGTCGTGCGCGACTATCCAATGGTGGATATGATCTGCCAGCTGATGTCGAACGAACGCGACCCGCTCAAGGGTCGGCAGTTGCCTGTCATGTATTCGGTGAAGAAGGCAGGTTTCTTCTCCATCTCCGGCAATCTCGCAACGCAATACATCCAGGCGGTAGGCTGGGGCATGGCCTCGGCGATCAAGGGCGATACCAAGATCGCCTCGGCATGGATCGGCGACGGCGCCACGGCCGAAGCGGACTTCGACACCGCCCTGACTTTCGCCCACGTATACCGTGCGCCGGTCATCCTCAATGTGGTCAACAACCAGTGGGCCATCTCGACCTTCCAGGCCATTGCCGGCGGCGAGGACACCACCTTTGCCGCGCGCGGCGTCGGCTGCGGCATCGCCTCGCTGCGGGTCGATGGCAATGACTTCCTGGCGGTGTACGCGGCGTCGTGCTGGGCTGCCGAGCGGGCGCGCCGCAACCTTGGACCGTGCCTGATCGAATGGGTCACGTACCGCGCGGGTCCGCATTCGACCTCGGACGATCCATCCAAGTACCGCCCCGGCGACGACTGGTCGCATTTCCCGTTGGGCGATCCGATCGCCCGTCTGAAGCAGTACTTGATCAAAGCCGGCGCGTGGTCCGAACAGGAACACGAGGAAACCCAGAAGCGTCTGGAAGCGGAAGTATTGGCCGCGCAGAAGGAGGCCGAACAGTACGGCACCATGGCCAGCGGCCATACCTTCAGCCCCGCAGAAATGTTCGACGGCATCTACAAGGACATGCCGGAACACTTGCGCGTGCAACGACAGCAACTGGGGATATGA
- a CDS encoding VOC family protein, with translation MSTQGKPEGFNTITPNSIVSSVADAVKFYQKVFGAEELLRLNTPDGKVAHCELKFGDSRINLGEAMEGWPEQPLLAQIYVPDSDATFALAIKEGAKELSPVTDMFFGSREGRVIDPFGNTWTIATHKKQVSGEEMQRQLDAMYA, from the coding sequence ATGAGTACCCAAGGAAAACCTGAAGGCTTCAACACCATCACGCCAAACAGCATCGTCAGCAGTGTGGCCGATGCCGTCAAGTTTTACCAGAAGGTGTTCGGTGCGGAAGAACTGCTGCGCCTCAACACGCCGGATGGCAAGGTAGCCCATTGTGAATTGAAATTCGGCGATTCGCGCATCAATCTGGGCGAAGCGATGGAGGGCTGGCCTGAGCAGCCCTTGCTGGCGCAAATCTATGTACCCGATTCGGATGCCACGTTCGCGCTGGCCATCAAGGAGGGCGCCAAGGAGTTGAGCCCGGTGACCGATATGTTCTTCGGCTCGCGCGAAGGCCGCGTGATCGATCCGTTCGGCAATACCTGGACCATCGCCACGCATAAGAAACAAGTGTCCGGCGAAGAAATGCAGCGTCAACTGGATGCGATGTACGCCTGA
- a CDS encoding FKBP-type peptidyl-prolyl cis-trans isomerase → MKKLLSYSAVALTMALTMSACKRAEPPAPTSSETAPAISLQKIDTVVGTGKEATAGSTAVVNYTGWLYEPKAESQHGAKFDSSAGRSPFSFKIDGGQVIKGWDVGVQGMKVGGKRTIIVPAEMGYGANGIGPIPPNSNLIFDVELLEVQ, encoded by the coding sequence TTGAAAAAGCTGCTTTCCTATTCCGCCGTTGCCCTGACGATGGCTCTGACCATGTCCGCCTGCAAGCGTGCCGAGCCGCCGGCTCCAACCTCATCCGAAACGGCTCCGGCGATTTCCCTGCAAAAGATTGATACCGTGGTTGGCACGGGCAAGGAGGCGACTGCCGGTTCTACCGCTGTAGTCAATTACACGGGCTGGCTGTATGAGCCGAAAGCTGAGTCGCAGCATGGCGCCAAGTTTGATTCGTCGGCGGGCCGCTCGCCGTTCAGCTTCAAGATCGATGGTGGCCAGGTAATCAAGGGCTGGGACGTTGGGGTGCAGGGCATGAAGGTGGGTGGAAAGCGCACGATTATTGTGCCGGCGGAGATGGGCTACGGCGCGAACGGTATTGGCCCGATTCCACCGAACTCCAACCTGATCTTTGATGTTGAACTGCTGGAGGTTCAGTAA